The genomic region ttcatcgtctagctgactacgtctcgtattaattttttctaaaaatcctgtcaaacgtgcacaaactgacagtcaccaccataagctactactaaatattgtagaaacataattttctgtaaagttgctttgtaacgatttgtattgtaaaaagtgctatacaaataaacttgaattgaatttaattgaattcgcGGTCCGGTGAAACacatcaatttgaaaaactaatggaatgcatagtcgaatTAAAAATTTGGATGACGAGTAACTTCTTAttactaaattctgaaaaaacagaggtgttaattattggacctaaaaactctgcatgtaataacctgctctgtcaattcttcatcattagTTAGGAACCTATGTGtcctatttgatcgcaatctttccttagaaagccacgtttctagcatttgtaaatctgcatttttccatctcaaaaatatatctaaatttgggcctatgctctcaatgtcaaatgcagaaatgttaatccatgcatttatgacctcaaggttagattattgtaatgatttattgggtggttgttctgcacgcttagtaaacaaactacagctagtccaaaatgcagcagcaagagttcttactagaaccaggaagtatgaccattagcccggttctgtcaacactgcactagctccctatcaaacatcgtatagattttaaaatattgcttattacttataaagccctgaatggtttatcacctcagtatttgaatgagctccttttacattataatcctctacgtccgctacgttctcaaaactcaggcaatttgataatacctagaatatcaaaatcaactgcgggcggcagatccttttcctatttggtgcctaaactctggaataagctaaataacattgttcgggaggcagacacactcttgcagtttaaatctagattttaaagacccatctctttaacctggcttacacataacattctaatatgcttttaatatccaaatccgttaaaggatttttaggctgcattaactaggtaaaccggaaccgggaacacttcccataacacccgaagtacttgctacatcattagaagaatggcatctacgctaatattagtctgtttctctcttattctgaggtcaccgtagccaccagatccagtctgtatccagatcagagggtcactgcagtcgcccggatccagtacgaccaccaggacaagaccacaagaaacagatgattcttctgcacaatctgactttgctgcagcctggaattgaactgctggtttcgtctggtcagaggagaactggccccccaactgagcctagtttctcccaaggttcttttctccattctgtcaccgatggagtttcagttccttgccgccgtcgcctctggcttgcttagttggggtcacttcatctgcagcgatatcattgacttaattgcaaataattgcacagacactatttaaactgaacagaaatgacatcactgaattcaataatgaactgcctttaactgtcattttgcattattgacacactgttttcctaatgaatgttgttcagttgctttgatgcaatgtattttgtttaaagcgctatataaatataggtgacttgactagacttCTCATGGAGGTGCGACAAGGGGATCACACCATAGCCGCGTTATCCAGTATTTTTGATGTTTCGGATCGCCCATCTTTTTCCGAACCCATTGTACCTCAGAAAGTATTTATTTCTGCAGTCATGTGGGACATCGTGTCGAAGGTTCTCATACCCTCGCAAGGGGTAACGCCCCCGCCGGCGACGATGGGTTATGCCATTGTCTTCCTACGTTCTCATTGCTGACTGTCAGAGTtacaaaataaaccatttttacctTGCACTTGGATCTCGAGACTCGATCATTGTGAcagatttaacaagtttatacaatacTTCATTTCCTTTAGTAGAGAATGATTGGAACTGTttctcaggggatctatagtgcactgtctgatgtgatacagTAGCTGACGGctacatggttacaattttatctctaatagtatcgatcttggaAATAAAGTagctcataaagtcattactactgTGCTGTTGAgaaatgtcaacacctgttggtgctttttttcattaatttggccactatattgaataaatacctggtgttatgtttgttttcttctaaaagagacaaaaaattATCAgattagcagtttttaatgcttttctgtaggatattgTACTTTCCCACCAAGGAATACGAAATACctatagttttgttttcctccagctgtgctccattttctgggcggctctctttagggtgcgagtgtgctcattataccacagtgtcagactgttttccctaatcttaagcgtaaaggagcaaccgtACTAatatgctagaaaagagagagtctcgtttctgttacatcatcaagttgagTTTTTGGATGTACTAAggaattgagataaatcaggaagattagTTACaaatcttttgtggtagaagtgatggttctaccatacttgtaacaaagagtagaatttacagttttagctatatgaagtttaaaCAAAACTAGATAATGATCTgtgatatcatcgcttggctgcataatttcaataaCATCAATTTAttgaattttgaatattttttattaaaacagttcACTAATTATTTCTTCACAGTACTTTTCTACATACCACATAAAAAATCAGGTTATGTCCAAGTATTACTTTGCTGTGGCTTGCTAGTGACAACAGCATTATTGATTGGTGAGCAAAAGTTAATTATGCCTGCATTTGAAATATTCACATTTGGAAGGAGCAGATTTGCCAGGGCACTATTCGCCAACAGTGAGCAGGTTTAATGCCTTCATAAAAAGAACAAAGGTTCAAAATGTATTCATTGATGAACTGTTTTAAGAAGGGTGGCTGCAATTTCTGAAAACTAAAAcaatttctgaaaaataaaaatcacataccATCAGATAAATGCAGAATCAGTAGGGGAAGACTTAGACACCACTGTCCAACATCAACACAAAAAACAAGACACAGACACCACAAGAAAGATAAGTGGCCTGTGCATTAAGTGAGATGAACAAACTCAGAGTTTCAGAGTAGGTTTAGAGCTGACAAAACCAAACAAGTCCATCCTGGTTTAGATAAGGTTCGGCGAGCTCATAAAGCTCATATAAATGCTCTCTGTCAGCTCAGAGTTTGAACCAAAGTTTGTAATTAACACCTGAAAGTGTGACGTGTGCAGCAAACAGCCAATCAAACTAAACATTACGAAGTTAGATTCACTTCTCGCAAGAGTCAGCACTATTCACTTTTCTGCTGAAGattgttgttaaaaataaatttaaatcgaGCGCAGTGTTTGGTCATTTAGGCCATGGAGGTATAGGCTGCAACCAGCTGATGCGGTCATCTGTCAAATACTGTGGCTCTAATCACTCCTATTAGTCACGGGACATATATACGTagcactactgctcggtaagcATGTTCAAATGGCTCGCAAGATTTAAACTGCTCGCAAGAGCTATCGCTCGCTCAGGAATTAATCAGATGGCGAATCCATCTCCATAGGAAGCGTTAAATCAGGATTCTCAGAGTATCTCACCAGATTTCAAGATGTGATCTTAAAGCCTATCTTTCAAGTTGAAGATCCCTGTGAATGAACGTGTAGATAAATAGTGTAGGAATTCGACTTGCgtgaagaaattaatcataaatgtgcattaaaacagttttttaaaagaaattgcgAGTAAAATTACTTCCGTTGTGAAAAACGCTCTGATCGGAAGTGACGCAACGGCCGGTAAACATCGTCTCTTCGTAATGGAGTCAGACAGTGAAGAGGTTGCAGTAGGGATAAATGTCAACTCTTACGATGGGCCATTGCCGTATAATTACGAGCCGCCTAGGTGAGAGAGGGGTCAGGCAGAGTTAAGGGGAAGGgtaaatggacagaggagagagatagagCTGTGGCGTGAGGAGAATCGGGTTGAGAATTgggcaggtgtcttggtgagTGACCACAGGCTAAAGCCAATTGTGGCTAACGTCTCCATGTTTAACACATTGCAGTatctttaataaatcatatttagcaatattgctgtcgacttcgttgtttttcaagcatccatgcagattgtcaccatttatgccagcaacatgtgtcttaaaataattaatttagatcccagattttaaatgaatgttgtagGATGTAGGCTATAGCTTACATAAGTGACAGTCAGCTAGTCTGGATAGGGATAGAAATTCTGTGCATTTCTACACAACACAGTTTATCGTGAAATTTTGTAGAAATTGCTAGctgatttttaatcagtaacTGCTTTTAGACTTATGGGTGTCCGCATGTTCTGCTTCTGCAGATGTCAAGCGTTTGGGCCGTATATCTAAACAACATAACCGGACCGCTGGAATTCCGAACTTAGTCGGCTGTTATACTACTCACCTTAGTATTTCCGACGgacattatgtaaatgagctcaCATGTACTGTGAAGTACGTGTATGAAAGCGGTTAGTCTTCCGGATAGGACGGGAATATgctgttcatgtaaatacagtcattgtaacaaggatcatttattgtcatgtgaagggatactggttgtaaggcatgcagataaatgcatctaattgacagcctatactgtacagggggtgtgtctttttacagtgcatatttaCCCAAGTTTTAGGAAATAAGTAGTCTACATGTCGTTTCTTACAAGGTCTTACACCAACCATTAGAGCTACAAGGAAGGAAGGAGAGTGAGTTTATCTTAGCACATTTGTTTAACAGGTGCTTGTGTGGTAGATGTGAGGCTATGCCATCAGCAGTGGAGAGTGTGTGCTGTAGGGAGGTCGACGCCTATTGGTCCCTTGTCCAAAACCTAGATCCCCCAGAAGACATTACCTGCCTCACACTCCATCCAGGGTTTGAAGTGTCTTGTCTTTGACTTTGAagtgtctgagtcttagtcacggagtccttgtttcatgttgaatgttaattcatgtccgtcagttcttgcccttgcccttgccctgccttgccttgccttgccttcttgtttggtttatgtttggatggatgtttttggtttcgactcatgcctggactgtttaccctttggatttgccctttaataaagccacatacctgcacttggttctctctcctgtgttctctgtaacaccgatcgtgacagaaggactccgtcactgcaagagccagcggtatgtcggcttatgtctcctccccagccacagtgcgggagaggagtggatttgaaggaactcggctggtggttttccggggaaccagaggaggtcgccgaggagggagtggtcgagaggatactcagcaccgctctcaaccagggccgcccttcgacccggggctcgtgtgggatggattagagccaccgtctcaccatggcggacggagaggagagaggaagcgcacgtccgccacagtggcatcactgcccatgatggccgctagtccagcgccacgaggcaggatggacaccaacacagcaccacaacccaaggcgatcacgagtccagcgtcatggtgcaagatggccgccagccgctgactcattcttggattatttcgctacgctgtccaagatcctagagattcccaagacggttaacgtcatggctgctgagccagcgccacagcacaagatggctgccagcccagagccacagcacaagatggccgccagcccagcgccacagcacaagatggccaccagcccagcgccacagcacaagatggccgccagcttggagccacagcacaagatggccaactcaacgcctgagtctccagacaaggtgtcaccgactcgccaacatagagggcggaggaggaggagacaggcgtctaccgttcctcaaagcccagaggacgttcccgaggcggtgcccgatgatgttccggagaccgaggcggtgcccgatgctgttccggaggccgaggcggtgcccgatgccgaggcggtgcccgatgctgttccggaggccgaggcggtgcccgatgctgttccggaggccgaggcggtgcccgatgccgaggcggtgcccgatgctgttccggaggccgaggcggtgcccgatgccgttccggaggccgaggcggtgcccgatgctgttccggaggccgaggctgttccggaggccgaggcggtgcccgatgccgaggcggtgcccgatgctgttccggaggccgaggcggtgccccatgctgttccggaggccgaggcggtgcacgatgctgttccggaggccgaggcgaggcggtgcctgatgcggttccggaggccgaggcggtgcccgatgccgaggcggtgcccgatgctgttccggaggccgaggcggtgcccgatgccgaggcggtgcctgatgctgttccggaggccgaggcggtgcccgatgctgttccggaggccgaggtggaggccgttcccgatgcggtgcccgagaccggtctagagtcagggctagttcctgttgaccttccagagtcgagtcaggttccagttgaccctccagtgtcgagtcagatcctcgtggacctttcagagtcgagtcagatcctcgtggacctttcagagtcaggtcaagtcactgggtggccttctgctccgccctgttggactccggcatcgaccacaggggcgtggtggtcatctgctccgccctggggggcttctgctctgaccacacggacatggtggtcttctgctccgccctggggggcgcttgccctgactacacggttgtggtggtcttccgctccgccctgggggactctggcgtcgaccacgaggacgtggtggtcctctgctccgccctggggggcttctgctctgaccacacggacatggtggtctactgctccgccctggggggcgcttgccctgactacacggttgtggtggtcttccgctccgccctgggggactctggcgtcgaccacgaggacgtggtggtcctctgctccgccctggggggcttctgctctgaccacacggacatggtggtcttctgctccgccctggggggcgcttgccctgactacacggttgtggtggtcttccgctccgccctggaggactctggccttgaccacaagggtgtggtggtcgtctgctccgccctggggggcttcatgttgttttttccttttttttttgtgttaatgtctgtccctgttcctttctgttagtctggccctccgtccctccccctgaacctcctccggtcctcctccctcctggtctttctgtgttgtgtttacattctggtgcctgttccccatgtttttcttttctggccctccgtccctccccctgagcctccacctgtctgcctccctcctggtctctgttttgtgtctgtcttggagcgtctgggagccgctccgtagaaggggggtactgtcacagtgtctgggttgtgttccctgggttcccactaggtgtcctcagttcccacggtgtttatcatattatcacttcctgtctccttatttggtcaccttcctccttgtttagttaattgattgttccccacctgtctcctgtttccccataatccttttgtgtatttatacctggtctgtctgagtcttagtcacggagtccttgtttcatgttgaatgttaattcatgtccatcagttcttgcccttgccttgccttgccttgccttcttgtttggtttatgtttggatggatgtttttggtttcgactcatgcctggactgtttaccctttggatttgccctttaataaagccacatacctgcacttggttctctctcctgtgttctctgtaacaccgatcgtgacaaacatggtatgatcaaaatgtaattatgtccCAATCTACACCACAGGCAGTTCCGATACACAGCATACAGGCAGGTTGTCCGCTGGGCGTATGGAATACTAGGCAGGAAAGCCATACCTTCATGTGTTGTGTCAGCAATAAGGAGGCAGTTTGCAGAGGAGGGACAAACATACAAAGGTTTCCAGTGGCCCCGCTTGGAAGatgattaataaatacatagtgaaacaaactgtactggtaaaattgatcttttattacatgttaaaacGTGAGTGTCGTGCGAGATGGAGGCTGACTGCCTCATCCTTGGCAACCTTCTGGACGGAAGAGGTGAGGGGGGGCGGTGCAGCAGAGGACAAGACGGCACTGCTTTCTTGTAGGGCCTGTGGTGACTTGCAGTATTCCTCTACCAGAGAGACCATAAGATTTGTTGCGTATCCTTGAGGagagaaatgtttagaaaacatttagtaACATGGATGACTCGCATAAAGATAgattcacacaaaaaagatattgaaaaactAAGTGAAACTACTAACCGTAAGATGGTTTCTCCTTGATGGGGTGGACTACCCAGCCACCTTTCCGAAACCGTGGGTAGCGAACAGCATAGCGTACCTCACCCTCACTAGTTCGCGCTACATCTCTGTTGCCATTACTATTGAAATGTATGGCTGCCAAGAGAAGTCTGTACGAGATAAGTAGATCATTAGGTCTCCaaagctaacccaatgcagtgaaatgcaacagaaatatgacattaatgttttcagtTCAAATGGGTATAAGACAATGACTcatctttgcaattatttttttgcaaacaatatgtaatgctgttatcaatctataacattttggtctgctgtacaagactgcattagtttttagccatattcattctgtcataatttcctgaaattgaaaaaaaaaaaaacacaaattttattagtatcgatacttttaagtgataacactacctgctgtacatcccaagaaaagaaaagccaGTGTGTTTGGGAGCAAAGTGCAGAATAAGGGAATGGTAGGCCTACAGGGAAAATGTCTGATGCTGAGGTGACAATTGTCGAATATCCTTTACCAGTGCTTTCCTGGCagctacactctccagtttagtggctgctggtgatcctgaataaaacgtattctgtcatataatctctcgcatttcataacacaagtaattattagtacacatggggttacgtattgataaaaccaaactaaaatttACAAGCACTGAAAAAAGTTTAGACTCAAAACATTTGACATCTTTTAACATAGGCTATTATGTTGTACCTGGTTCCAGCCACTCCTTGTTTCTTGCCTCTCCTTCCAACGGTGGATGTGCGCAGCTGGTAAATGCTGGAGAGCTGTGTTCATGTATGTCCTGTACATAATTTATCATACTCTGCCATTTTGCCTGCATCTCATCTGGATCTCCTGTAGGGGTGGAAGCTGCGGTCCAGTAGAGATGGTTGATAATGGCAGGCCTCCACAGCTTCAGATCCTCACAGTCCCTCTCTTTTGCAGCAGCATCCAGTGCTTTCTGTACACCTGTTCCAGAGCAGACAAACAGAGCAGAGCAAATTAATTATTAGCAAAGTGAATTTAACTACAAAAACAAGTCTGTTATATAAAACTACCAACATCACAATACATACTTTTCCCAATATGCCAGACgtcaaataaatgctttgttcCTTCTGAACACATTTTCTCACGTACCCACTTGGCCATCTAAAACACAAATTGattttatagaatttattttgAGTTATACTGTGCCTGTCAATGCTGTTCAGCTTTAGATCTCTCCTAGCATCATTACCTGCCGATTTCTGTCTGTTATCAGAGCAGACACTTGCATATCTTGGTCCATCAGGAACTGCATACTCCGCTTTAGACCCTCTAGCTCACACCAAGAGCTGCTTGGGACTTCTGAGCTCTGTAAAACCAACTGATTATTACTGAACAGTAACTGTAATATcagtaactaaatcagacacAAGATTTCTGTGTGACATCAACTTACTTGGACAAGCTGAACATCCAAAACTTTGTTAATTCGATCCTCAATCAAGGAGTAGCTACCATACTTGGCACAGTGTCCAGGAGAATCTGATCTAAGAACgtcaaaaacagttacatttataggttattgcaaaaacacattgaccTGTTCTACATCAGTGACGTGAGCTGGACCATTCTACCTGCAGTCACCAGACAGGATCAATCCACCCCCAGTCTCCTTCAACTCCCTGATGATCCCACTCTGCTCATTCCTCCAGGCCTGCACGATGGTAGGGATAGTGTAATAGCGCTGATGGCGGAAAAAAGTGCCGGGACTTGCACTGCAGTCCAAACAGCTTCAGCATCCTGATTGTCTGAGTAGCCATGCAACCTGAGAAGTGGATGGCACCACTGAGTAAAAGGTTGCAGACAGGCATGTTTCGATGCACCTTCTCTTGGTTTTGCCAGTAACGCTCATAGCCACAAGTTCCGCAGGCCTGAAAGATGATAAAAGATTCAATACTCAAGCAGCTTTAAGATGAGCCAGTAAAAAACCTGTATAGTTAAGACACAAATAAtgaatatacatactgtacattcacagACTATAATTCAGCTCCTCATAGACAGTTGACAATTAACACATTACCTGCTTGACTTTTATGAAAGTTCCTTCCGGGTGCATtatgtgtccctgggtttccccaCAGCATGCAGGGCAAACTGTGAACAAGGACAGCAACTGCCTCTGGCAAACAATGAACTTGTCAACAgcactgaaaacaagaaaaggaaaacactCATTAATTCTGACTATGACATCAGAAACAGTTTCcattaataaaaaggtttttacttTGGGTCACTGTGAGATTCCAGCTCTTCTGGTTCCTCCTCAGAGGACTCTCTCAACATCTCCTCCCCTGGACTCCATGACATATCACCAGAATGGTTGACAATATCAGAAAATGACCATTCATCATCACTTTGTTCAGGACTGGCCAGTGGAGTTGATCTGCGATGCTCAAACCTTTCGGTTTGATTCCCCACATCCACCATCTGAGGCTTTACCTGAACACCTTAGATGAAAGAGATTCATCTTAATAATTGTTCACCATTGTACATTAATTGGTAACAACACATGCATCTAATGCAacccagtaaaaatgtatttttctaacattatgaagttcttaatttttaatgtttactgtcTGAAAAGTGGAAATTACAAAATAGTAACCATGGAGATCATGAAAATTTTTGACATAATCCTTATTTGTGATTGTTTATGACATGTATGGTGAATGCTAGATATATAAGCTAACTACCTAATGAACGATGTAAACATCTTATGTTGCACTGTGATCCACGATCGACCAGTTCTGGGTCAGGGTCCATTGTAGAGATGTCTCCATCTCCATCAGGATCTGAAGTGGCAGTTGCACCCGCCCCGTCTTTGCAGGCAGCACTCTCTCCCAAAATCTGAAAACAGACCGAGATCACAACTTtgaactctaaaaaatgtagtcctttcatgaaaatcccccattcatgcattatttaaaagactgttaatcttttaaaatctttttaaagtaCGTTAGTCCCGAGCTGCATTCCCTCGCATGTGCCTTGTTGATACCAGCTTCGATTAGTCAAAGAAAACCAAGGCAAATCCGATTTAACTAAGAAAACTAATATTGTAAAGAATTACTTGGATGCGTTTTGGAGACGGTGAAAAGTGCGCGCTCTTTCTTTCAGTCAAACATGCGCCCTGTCACAAGGGCAGCAGTTCATCTACATTACTCACTGATCAAATAAgactttggcgggacaaaaaaatcaatttggcgggcgctaaaacaagttaaatgcaggAAAATTCATGCGTGAATTTAACCGAGTAGTAATATGCGAATGCGAccacataaaattgtaattaaaaaaaataaaattttctggaaccctgtcttaatagctcaataaaataagtgGCAGGAGGCTAATGTGCAGCCTCACGGGGTGTAACAAGAGTAAGCTGACGGCAGCTAGGCGGGCTTTCGTGCCATGCCAAGACTAATCCATTATAAcgtcaagaaaaatacatttgaagaAATTACATGCAGAGCTACATTTCGATGCAACAATTTGTATATGGTATTATAAGACTTACTGTGCAAAGCTCCCGTTTTCGACGCGCAGATTCTCTGCTAGTGCTAACATTAACGTTAGACTCTTCACTCCTGCCAGATTTTGCAGGTGGACTTGCATGCACCGATGGCACAGCTCCATTTGCCAGCCTAACCCACTCTTTTC from Carassius carassius chromosome 29, fCarCar2.1, whole genome shotgun sequence harbors:
- the LOC132109336 gene encoding uncharacterized protein LOC132109336, translating into MGFRRKEWVRLANGAVPSVHASPPAKSGRSEESNVNVSTSRESARRKRELCTILGESAACKDGAGATATSDPDGDGDISTMDPDPELVDRGSQCNIRCVQVKPQMVDVGNQTERFEHRRSTPLASPEQSDDEWSFSDIVNHSGDMSWSPGEEMLRESSEEEPEELESHSDPNAVDKFIVCQRQLLSLFTVCPACCGETQGHIMHPEGTFIKVKQACGTCGYERYWQNQEKVHRNMPVCNLLLSGC